The DNA region ATTGCACTCCCGCTTGTTCACCGACAAAATCTTGGTGGACATGCCCCCATAAGAAACAGGTTTCTTTATCATTCGAGGCAACCGCATTAAACAGTTCAGGGGCATTTTTGATGCCCAGTCCATCTAACCACTGACTCCCAACGGCGACCGGTTGATGATGCATCACAACCAGCGAATGTCGCTGCTGATTATTGCTTATACGCTGTTGTAAAAAGTCGAGCTGCGGCTCTGAGATGTTTCCATAAACTTTACCTGGTACCGACGAATCGAGCATAACAATTTGCCAGTTTCCAGCAACAATATGCGGTTCGAACATCATATTGCCGTGATTCAAAATCTTTTGCATCACCTCCGGTTTATCATGATTACCGGGGATCCAAAAGCAAGGAATGTTCAAAGGCTGAAGTTTTTCTAATAGGTACTGGTACGATTCCTCTGATGCGTCTTGAGAGAGATCGCCGGTTGCGAGAATCAAATCGGGCGCTATC from Pleionea litopenaei includes:
- the cpdA gene encoding 3',5'-cyclic-AMP phosphodiesterase, which gives rise to MSDFSEKQIHPNSRDCLRIIQLTDTHIFAENAGKLLGLNTRESFEAVLARLMKEEIAPDLILATGDLSQDASEESYQYLLEKLQPLNIPCFWIPGNHDKPEVMQKILNHGNMMFEPHIVAGNWQIVMLDSSVPGKVYGNISEPQLDFLQQRISNNQQRHSLVVMHHQPVAVGSQWLDGLGIKNAPELFNAVASNDKETCFLWGHVHQDFVGEQAGVQLISTPSTCVQFKPGSTEFSAGDEAPGYRYLTLYPDGRVDSVLHRIHDIAFTVDYSIKGY